A region of the Allorhizobium pseudoryzae genome:
ACACTGAACGGGCCAAGGGATCGCCGGTGGCGGATTTCGTCGCCGAGAACGCGCAGGTTCTCTCGATCGCGGTTTTCTTTTTCGCCTGCATGGCCTTCTTCACCGTCACCACCGATACCTTCCTCACGGCGGGCAACCTGTTGAACGTCGTGCGGCAGGCAGCGCCGATCCTGATCGTGTCCGTGGCGATGACGTTTGTCATCATCACCGGCGGGATCGATCTCTCCGTCGGCTCGATGGTGGCCCTGATCAATGCGGTGGGTGCCATCCTGCTCGCGGCGGGCTATCCCTGGCCACTGGTCCTGGTCGCCATGCTGATGCTGGGCGGGGTGCTGGGCCTCTTGCAGGGCTGGTTCATCGCCTATCAGGGCATTCCGGCCTTCATCGTGACGCTGGCCGGTCTTTCCATCCTGCGCGGCGTGGCGCTCTACATCACGCAAGGCTATTCGGTGCCGATCCCGGATGCGCCGGGCTTCTTCTACCTCGGTCGCGGGGACCTGTTCGGCATGCCCGTTCCGGCCCTGATCGGGATTGTGGTCACCGTCATCGGTTATGTCGTGCTCTCCTCGACACGTTACGGTCGCCGGGTGGTTGCCGTCGGGTCAAACCTCGAGGCGGCGCGCCGGGTCGGCATGCCGGCCAAGTGGATCCTCGCCTCGGTCTATCTGGTGGCGGGCGTGGCGTCCGCCATCGCAGGCCTGCTGATTGCAGCGCGTCTGGGGTCGGGCTCCTCGAATGCGGCGGTCGGTTTCGAACTGCAGGTGGTGGCCGCCGTCGTGCTTGGCGGCACCTCGCTGATGGGCGGGCGCGGCACGATCCTCGGCACGGTGCTCGGCACCATGACGATTGCCGTCATCGGCAATGGCCTCATCCTTCTGCACATTTCGCCTTTCTTCACGCAGATCGTCACCGGAGCGATCATCCTTGCCGCCATCTGGCTGAACACCCGGATCTTTACCACCAACTTCCGCTTCGGCGGAAAGAAGAAGGGGTGAGGCCATGGTCAGTGAACTGTCGGAAGGTCATGTGGGCTCCGGTCATGTCATGACCGTGTGCGGTCCGGTGCCGGTGGAGAGGCTCGGCGTCACGCTGATGCACGAGCATATCCTCAACGATTGCCGCTGCTGGTGGCATGCGCCGAAGACGCCGGAGCGGCAATATCTGGCCGAAGGCTTCGTCTGCATGGAAATCCTCGGCGAACTTCGCCAGGATCCCTTCGTCAACAAGCACAACATCACGCTGGATGACGAACCGCTGGCGATTGCCGAACTCAAGGATTTCGCCACTGCTGGCGGGCACACGGTGGTGGAGCCGACCTGTCAGGGCATCGGGCGCAATCCGCTGGCGCTGAAGAGGATCGCTGAAGCGACGGGCCTCAACATCGTGATGGGGGCGGGCTATTACCTGGCTTCCTCCCATCCGCAGAAGGTGGCGACACTCAGCATCGATCAGATCGCCGACGAGATTGTCGGCGAGGCGATCCATGGTGTCGATGGAACGGGCGTCAGGATCGGCCTGATCGGCGAAATCGGCGTCTCGGCGGAATTCACCGCGGAGGAAGAGAAATCGCTGCGCGGCGCGGCGCGGGCGCAGGTTCGCACCGGCCTGCCCCTGATGGTGCATCTGCCGGGTTGGTACCGGCCGGGTCACAGGGTTCTCGATGTTGTGGAAGAGGAAGGTGCTGATCTTCGCCACACCCTTCTCTGCCACATGAACCCCTCGCATGAGGATATCGACTATCAGGGCGAACTGGCAAGCCGCGGCGCCTTCATCGAATACGACATGATCGGCATGGATTTCTTCTATGCCGACCAGCAGGTGCAATGCCCGAGCGACGAAGAGGCGGCCCGCGCCATCGTTACGCTGATTGAACGAGGGCATCTCGATCGTATCCTGCTCTCCCACGACGTCTTCCTGAAGATGATGCTGACGCGGTATGGCGGCAACGGTTATGCCTATATCCTCAAGCATTTCCTGCCCCGCCTGAAGCGGCACGGGCTGGACGACGTTACCCTTGACACTCTCATGCGGGCCAACCCGCGCTCGGTTTTC
Encoded here:
- a CDS encoding phosphotriesterase family protein, translating into MVSELSEGHVGSGHVMTVCGPVPVERLGVTLMHEHILNDCRCWWHAPKTPERQYLAEGFVCMEILGELRQDPFVNKHNITLDDEPLAIAELKDFATAGGHTVVEPTCQGIGRNPLALKRIAEATGLNIVMGAGYYLASSHPQKVATLSIDQIADEIVGEAIHGVDGTGVRIGLIGEIGVSAEFTAEEEKSLRGAARAQVRTGLPLMVHLPGWYRPGHRVLDVVEEEGADLRHTLLCHMNPSHEDIDYQGELASRGAFIEYDMIGMDFFYADQQVQCPSDEEAARAIVTLIERGHLDRILLSHDVFLKMMLTRYGGNGYAYILKHFLPRLKRHGLDDVTLDTLMRANPRSVFEAQA
- a CDS encoding ABC transporter permease; translated protein: MTVYTERAKGSPVADFVAENAQVLSIAVFFFACMAFFTVTTDTFLTAGNLLNVVRQAAPILIVSVAMTFVIITGGIDLSVGSMVALINAVGAILLAAGYPWPLVLVAMLMLGGVLGLLQGWFIAYQGIPAFIVTLAGLSILRGVALYITQGYSVPIPDAPGFFYLGRGDLFGMPVPALIGIVVTVIGYVVLSSTRYGRRVVAVGSNLEAARRVGMPAKWILASVYLVAGVASAIAGLLIAARLGSGSSNAAVGFELQVVAAVVLGGTSLMGGRGTILGTVLGTMTIAVIGNGLILLHISPFFTQIVTGAIILAAIWLNTRIFTTNFRFGGKKKG